The following is a genomic window from Candidatus Thermoplasmatota archaeon.
GCGAGAGAACCCTCAGATTCTCCTGTCCAGCTCGAACAGTCTCGACGGGGGGCCCGAAGGTCTGCAACATATCTGGGCTCACCTCTCTGCGAGTTTGGCTAGGATCCGACATCGTCGCGATCAGGTTTCCGTTCTCATCCAGGATCCTCTCCGGCAACTCAACATCGCTGGCTTCGCCATGACCGGCGAAGGAGTGGCTGTAGGGCATTCCAGCCAACCCCAGACAAACCACGGCGATAACAACAGCAATGTACCGCCTTCTCACTCCGGCTGAGTCCGTACCGATTTCTGCCCCCATCGTCATCAGCTATCTCCTCCAATTCCTTCCAGAAGATGGTAGTATTTGAAAACTTTCGTTTAGATTCCCCGATGGCATAGTGCCCAACCAGTTGTTCACCTCGAAGACCGAGGAGCCCACACGTCGGCTGCACGAATAACTTTAATACGCTCCGTCACATCGAGACAAGCGATGGTTGCCCCGCGAAAGCCGACCGCCGAGAAACCGCTCAGCGTCGACGAGCGCCTCGGCCTGGATAGGTTCGAGCCTGACGAGGAACCCTTCATCGAGGTCGACACCGAGCTCTGCAAGCAGTGCGTGCCCAAACCGTGCCTCTACGTGTGCCCGGCGAAGGTCTACACGTGGGAGGAGGGCGAACTCGTGTACAACATCGACGGTTGCCTGGAACTCGGGGCGTGCCTGGTTGTGTGCAACAAGATCGGAAGGGGAGCCATCAAGTGGAACTACCCCAGAGGGGGTCATGGAGTACACTTCAGATTCGGATGAGGAGGGGGAGCATGACAGAGATCCTCTACATGAAGGATGCCGAGTCGAACTACATCAGGGAATTCGACGCGAAAATCGTGAAACGGGGAGAGGACTACGTCGTTCTGGACAGGACGGCCTTCTACGCAGAAGCGGGCGGTCAGCCGACGGACAAGGGCGTTCTCGGATGGGAGGGCGGAGAGAGCTCGGTCCGGAAGGTCAAGAAGGACAAGGGGACGGTGAGGCACTTCGTGGACCCTGTCCCGGAGGCAGATGATGTTCACGGCAAGCTTGACTGGGAGAGGAGATACGCCCTCATGAGGATGCACACCGCCCAGCACGTCGTCTCCGGCGTTGTCTATGAGCTGTTCGAGGCGAGGACCGTCGGCAACCAGATCCACGGGAACCGCTCGAGGATAGATTTCCACCCGGTCTCGTTCGAGGAGAACGACCTGAATGTGATAGAGGAGACGTGCAACAACGTCATCTCCAAGGACATACCCGTTTCCATCTATGAGGAGGACAGGGACGTTCTGGAAGAGAAGATGGGAAAGCAGAGATACATCATGGACCTCATTCCGAAATCAATTCGAAGGTTGCGCGTCATCCAGATAGGGGACTTCGACATCTGCCCGTGCGGCGGGACCCATGTGAGGAACACTTCCGAGCTCGGCAAGGTGCACGTACTGGGTAGAAGAAGCAAGGGGACTGACAGGGAAAGACTGACCTACGAGCTCGTCTGAGCGGCTCCTCCTCGAGCTACTCTTTGCTCTTTTTCCTCTGAGACAAGTATGCGAACAGAAGCCCGGCCATCACTATTGTCTCCAGCAGGACTATGCCTATCAGTGCGTTGAGCCATGTTGCGGTCTCGGCGTCCTTTATATCCTGCTGCTCCTGGCTCCGCAGTTCCTCTGCCATGTGCTCTATCTCGATCTTGTCCTGCAGCATCTCATAGAAGCCGTGCCACTGCACGTAGTCCGGTCCCATCATGAAGGCGCCCATTCTGGCCCTGCGCCCTTCGTGATGCCACATCTCGTACAGCTTGAACTCGATGGGCTCGTCGAAGCTCTCGTCCGTGAGCAGCCCATCCTCGCGCAACTCGTCCACGATCGCCTTCGCTTCCGTGTACTTCTGGTTGTAGATCTCGACAACGACATCCGCCTGCTTGTAGTAGTTGTCCACCCAGGTCGTGGAGTGGCACTGCTCGCACACGGCCTTCATCCGGTCGCGCTTGACCTCCCAGCTCGTGCCGTCGCTAATGCTGTACCCGAGGCTATTGGCGGTGTTGTCCGTGTGGCGGGAAATCGCGGACTCGAGCTCCCAGCTCAGCCTTGAACTGATATCATGCGTCACCGGCACTCCTGAGGCGGCCGACATGTGGCATGCGGCACAGGTGGGAGTGCGGAAGTCCACGCCCGCCTCCCAGTCATCCTCCCCCCAGTTCCAGCTCTCGCCCTCGGCGGCATAGATGTTCCCGTGCTTGGATTCCATGTAGATCTCTATCTGCGGGTGATCAGGACCCATGTGGCACTGTCCGCAGGTCTCGGGGTGACGTGCTTCCTCGATCGAGAACGTGTGTCGTGAGTGGCAAGCGGAGCAACTCCCCCTGCTGCCATCCGGGTTGATCCGTCCGATCCCGTTGTTAGGCCATACTCTGAAGTCCTCGGTGGTCTT
Proteins encoded in this region:
- a CDS encoding alanyl-tRNA editing protein, whose product is MTEILYMKDAESNYIREFDAKIVKRGEDYVVLDRTAFYAEAGGQPTDKGVLGWEGGESSVRKVKKDKGTVRHFVDPVPEADDVHGKLDWERRYALMRMHTAQHVVSGVVYELFEARTVGNQIHGNRSRIDFHPVSFEENDLNVIEETCNNVISKDIPVSIYEEDRDVLEEKMGKQRYIMDLIPKSIRRLRVIQIGDFDICPCGGTHVRNTSELGKVHVLGRRSKGTDRERLTYELV
- a CDS encoding cytochrome c3 family protein, coding for MPSQSAKFLETLKANKRMIVFGTSFLMLITVIALLASVGADPCADCHESSGVLLGIIDDWESSEHADENVTCITCHGASASDTDAISHNGYTIAVVVTPDDCGQCHATEAQEFGQSLHSLGAVYYEYLFTAEKLPFLESQIEGGFIIIEGEEVIDAGTLRGCLSCHGTNMTGKTTEDFRVWPNNGIGRINPDGSRGSCSACHSRHTFSIEEARHPETCGQCHMGPDHPQIEIYMESKHGNIYAAEGESWNWGEDDWEAGVDFRTPTCAACHMSAASGVPVTHDISSRLSWELESAISRHTDNTANSLGYSISDGTSWEVKRDRMKAVCEQCHSTTWVDNYYKQADVVVEIYNQKYTEAKAIVDELREDGLLTDESFDEPIEFKLYEMWHHEGRRARMGAFMMGPDYVQWHGFYEMLQDKIEIEHMAEELRSQEQQDIKDAETATWLNALIGIVLLETIVMAGLLFAYLSQRKKSKE